CGTCACCGGAAGGGGATTCCCGGACCCGATCCGCGGCCGGCTCGGCCGCAACCGCACCTCTCACGGCGGCTGTCGCCGCCCAGCGTATGGCGCTCGGCACGAACCGAGCTGTGGCCAAACTGGGCGCGACTGCCCAGCGAAACGCGGCCCGGGCTGCGCTCGCGGGTCCACTATTCGCACAGCGAGGAACGCTCGAGTTCGCGGGAACGGCCGCGCAGAGCTACACGAACGGCGTCACGGCGATGCTGGGAACGAGCGCGACGAGTGAACCGAATCAGGGCGACGCCGGAACCGACGCCGAGCAGTCGATAGATAAGGCGCTCGCGAGCCTCGAGGAAACGCACTCCCGGATTGCGGACGGAGACGAGGACCTGAGCCGAGAACTCTCAGCGCACCTCGAGCGAGTCCGCGAACTGCAGTCTACCGACGAATTCGACCGGCGGGAGCGGATCGAGCAGGTCACTGAACTACTCGAGCGGCAGACGGCGTTGCTACGGCGGTGTCAACAGCACCTCGAGGAGCACGACTAGAGACGATCGGTGTGGCGCCGTCAGTCGAACCGCGCCTCGAGCAGCCGTTCGACGTACTTCGAGAGCACGTCGACCTCGAGGTGGACGGGGTCGCCGGGCTCCTTCGCGGAGAGCGTTGTGAGTTCGTAGGTCGTCGGGATGATGGCGACGGTGACCCGGCCGGCCTCGGGATCGAACTCGGCGACGGTCAGGCTGATGCCGTCGAGGGTGATCGAGCCCTTCTCGACGACGTAGCGCTCGTAGCCCTCGGGGAGGTCGAACTCGAAGAACCAGTCCTCCTCGACCGACTCGACGTTCGTCACCGTCGCGACCGCGTCGACGTGGCCCTGCACGACGTGGCCGTCGAACCGCCCGTCGGCCGGCATCGCGCGCTCGAGATTGACCGCGTCGCCCGCCTCGAGGTCGCCCAGATAGGTCCGCTCGACGGTCTCGCTGGCGAGGAAGACCTCGAACCACTCGCCGTCCGCGTAGTCTTCGACCGTGAGACACGCGCCGCTGACGCTGATGCTCTGGCCGTGCTCGAGGTCGGTCGCGACCTCGTCGGCGCCGATCCGGAGCCGGAGTCCGTCGTCGGTGCGCTCGCGCGCGACGATGTCGCCGGTCTCCTCGACGATTCCCGTGAACATACCGGAGAGTTCCCCGCGACGGATAAAGACGTTCCGAAGGCGAGACGCGTTCCAGTTCCGTTACT
This portion of the Halopiger aswanensis genome encodes:
- a CDS encoding riboflavin synthase, coding for MFTGIVEETGDIVARERTDDGLRLRIGADEVATDLEHGQSISVSGACLTVEDYADGEWFEVFLASETVERTYLGDLEAGDAVNLERAMPADGRFDGHVVQGHVDAVATVTNVESVEEDWFFEFDLPEGYERYVVEKGSITLDGISLTVAEFDPEAGRVTVAIIPTTYELTTLSAKEPGDPVHLEVDVLSKYVERLLEARFD